AATCACTCCTTTCATTGCCTCAAACTCTGAATAACCGTGATTGATCTGATACAATTGCTCCTGGAATTTGAATAATACAGTTGGGTAACCACGCACACCCCATTGACGATTGAGCAAGAAGTCTTGCTTGGTTTGGTATTTCACCTCTTCACTTTCAAAAGCGGTCAAAAATTCATCAAATGGTATCTCAAAAACCTCACAAATGGATCGATAAAACTCCTCTTCTCCTGGGTCTTCATTGTCGACATAGAACTTTTTGGAAACAGCTTCATAGAATGCCAACACATCATCACCCAACCATTTTCTGGAGGCCACTACCGCTCGACAAGGTGGTTCCGTATCGTAATTGAACGATTCGCGATCAAACAGGCTATACCCAAAAGGTTGACCACTCCTGGCAGTTACTTCTTCCCAGTGATGTTTCAAGAATGCTTTGAAATTGTCATCCCAGGGATCTCCTCCTCCGGGTCTTAATCCTCCTAACACAATGGAAAAATTGTATTCAGAAAAGTGCTGCTTCAATTCCTGTAAGTGATTGGATATTCCCCAACACCAGGAACACATCGGATCACCCACATATATGATCTCGCCATCCGCCTTTTTCAACGCTTCATTTAGTTCTCCACTCAAATCAGCAGGCGCACATTCTCCGGTCTCCGGGTCACAATATTGGTTTTGCATTTCTTGATCCATTTTAACTGTTAAGCAACTTCAAGCAAGCAAAGTTCAATTACGCGGATAATTTGTGATTGACACGACATTTCGATTCAACCAGAAAAATTGCTCGCACATTTATCATGAATCCTGTATCTTAACTTCATGCAATTCCTCACCACCCCAGAAGACAAGTTCGAAAACCTACAAGATTATCCCTTTGCTCCTAAGTACCACGAAGTAGATTGCATGAAAATGCACTACGTCGACGAGGGAGAAGGCCCATTGATCCTGATGCTACACGGTGAACCTTCATGGTCCTACTTGTATCGGCACATGATCAAAGGGTTGGTGGAAAAAGGCTATCGAGCAGTGGCTCCTGACCTGATTGGATTTGGAAAGTCGGATAAACCAACAGAGACAGAGGCCTACACTTATGAGAACCATATGAATTGGCTCACTTCATTCGTAGAAGCGATGGATCTCAAAAACATCACACTTTTCTGCCAGGATTGGGGTGGGTTACTGGGCTTACGATTAGTGGCCTATCACTCTGAACGATTTGATCGGGTCTGTGCATCGAATACATTCTTACCGACAGGAAATGAACCCTTCCCAGATGCATTCTTGCAATGGCGAGAATTTGCTGCCAAATCACCCGATTTTATCATAGGCAAGGTCTTACAAAAAGGCACGTACAGTGAGTTGAGTCAGGAGGTCGTTGATGCTTATAATGCGCCCTTCCCTGATGAAGATCATAAGGTAGGAAGTCGCATGTTTCCAAAATTGGTTCCGGCAGATCCTCAAAACCCGGATGGCATTGAAAATCAGAATGTTTGGCAGAAGCTCGCTACCTTCGATAAGCCCTTCATGACCGCATTTGGAGCAGACGATCCAATCATGCGTGGAGCCAGAAAGATTTTTCCATCGATCATCCCTGGGTGTGCGGGACAGAAACATGTCTTGCTTGAGAATGCCGGACACTTTATCCAGGAAGATCAACCTGAGCAATTGGTGGAGTTGTTGGATGAGTTCGTTTCCGCTAAGTAATCAGGTTATTTGAGTAACCTGATTACTGGAGGCTTAAAGGACACCCTTCGTCGTAGGCAGCGAATCCATTTCGGACGATTCTCGCTTGATCGCCATCTTGATTGCTTTGGCGAAAGCCTTGAAAATCGCTTCAATCTTGTGATGCTCGTTATCGCCCTCGGCTTTGAGGTTCAGATTGCTCTTGGAAGTATCTGAGAAGGACTTGAAGAAGTGGAAGAACATCTCTGTTGGCATCTCTCCTATTTTCTCACGATTGAAAGTCGCATCCCATTCCATCCACGGCCTCCCTCCAAAATCGATGGCTACTTGTGCTAGACAATCGTCCATGGGAAGTAGAAAACCGTACCGTTGAATGCCTCGCTTATCTCCTAGCGCTTTCAAAAAGGCTTCTCCTAAAGCCAGTGCCGTATCTTCAATGGTATGATGTTCATCAATATGTAAATCGCCCTGAACTTTCACTGTTAGGTCGACCCCACCGTGTTTACCCAACTGATCGAGCATGTGGTCAAAGAAGCCGATACCTGTTTCACATTGTGTCTTTCCTGTTCCGTCCAAATTCAGGTCTATCTGAATATTGGTCTCTTTGGTTTCTCGATGAACAGAAGCCTTTCTATCCTTCAGGATCAAAAACTCATAAATCTTGAACCAATCCGTGGTAGTTAACTCCGCGTCCGTCGTGGCCTCTGACGAGATATGAATGGCCTGACATCCGATGTTACGGGCTAGCTGAATATCCGTCGCTCGATCGCCTATTACAAAAGAATTCTCCAGGTCGTAATCACCATTCGTGTATTCAGTAAGCATTCCTGTACCTGGTTTACGATTGGGATGATTGTCCGCTGGAAAATGCTCATCGATATGGATAGTATCGAATACAATACCCTGACTCTCAAGCGTTCGAAGGATCAGGTTATGAACTGGCCAAAAAGTGTCCTCAGGAAAAGAATCAGTGCCCAAGCCATCTTGATTGGTCACCATGGCCAATACAAAATCAGACTCTACCTGCACCTTCCTCAGATAGTAGAATACATCTTTGAGATAGCTCACTTTATCAATGTGATCGATTTGCTCGTCCTCGGTTTCGTGGTTGATGGTGCCGTCCCGATCGATGAATAATACAGGTCTCATAATTGTCGAATTCTCTACGAGCAGCGAAGGTATATTTCGACAAGTCTGCCAGCAAGATTTATCTGTTGAATTGCCAGAAAAAAGTCATTTTTGCGGTCATGCTTGATCTGGCGAAATGAGTGGTCGAAAAAAAATTGATTGGCGCAATTGGGTCCTGGCTCTGGTGAGCATATCGATTACTATTGGTTTGATCGAACTTGTGCTTAGAATCCTCTTCAGTTCTAATCAGGCCTTCCTGGTCAACCACCATCAAGATCGATCATTCATCCACCGAAATCCGTATTGGGGTTCCTGGCATTATCCCAATAACGAGGTTCGTCATCAAAGTGATTGCTTCGATGCTATCTACCATACCAATTCCATCGGTCTCAAAGCAGAGGACATAAATCCAGAAAGACCAAACATTGTCCTTTTGGGAGATTCTTATTTAGAAGGATATGGTGTTTCAAATGAGGAGACTATCGTCCATTTTCTGGACAGCACATTTCAAGATCAATACAACTTCCTGCCTTTTGCTAGCTCCGGGGGTTTTGGAACAGTGAATGAGTATGCGCTATACGAAAACTTTGCCCGACACTATGAACCGAAACTGGTTGTGTTGTTTTGGTTAAACTACAATGACCTTTATGACAACCTTAATTCCATCCGTAAAGGTTTTTTGGATGAAGAAGGCAACTACCTGTTCGAGCGAATGAACTCAAAACAGGAGGTACTTGCGCTGATCGACAACATGGGTGAACCGGAGGTCCTGGATCAGAAGGTTGGATTTTACACTTTCCGTCTGGCCCAGCGAGGCTTTCGATCCTTACAGCACGTCTCTCAATACTGGACCAATGTGAAAGGCAACTTCAAAGACGCAATTGGGCAGGTCTACGCTAAAGAGGTCACTCCCAACCTGGAAAAAGCTTATGTTATCAGTGAGCAAGTGATCATCGACCTTCAGCATGCAGTTCAAAGAGATTCTGCACAACTGGTGATCGTCAACCTATTCGACCCTTATCAGGTAGATGATGGCTGGCTCAAGGTCATGGAAGAAAAGCTCGACTCACCAATGGATGCTGGTTTTCCCAACCAGAAAATTGCTACAATCTGTGAAAAACATAACATCCCCTACTACAGCTTGTATGAACCTACGATGGAAAAGATCCGACAAGATCAATTAGAATTTCCCTATTTCAACTTTTCCTGCGACAATCATTTGACCAAAAAAGGTAATCTTTGGGTCTCGAAACTAGTGAGTGAGTACCTCGAAGAACATCAACTACTGCAATAATCCATGGAATTCCTTAGCGACCTCTGGCAATTTTTAAAAGAACGAAAGAAGTTTTGGCTGGTGCCAATGATAGTCGTCTTGCTGTTGTTGGGAGTATTGATTGTAATTGGAGGCAGTTCCGCCATCGCTCCATTTATTTATTCGATCTTCTAAGATCAATCCGAATCCTTGGGGAAAAATGTGATTCTTCAATGATCCTCAAATGATGAAGTTAATCAGTGGTTTGGTTTTCCTACTTCTGAAGCGATTACTTCCAGGTTCTGGATTTCCTGCCGGAGGTACGGTGAACCATTTTGGGTGGTTCTTTCGAGCGAATTGGCATTGTACCCATAATTGCACTTTCACGTTTAAAATGATAAACCTTCGAGAGTCTGTTTAATCCATCTGATAAAGGGAAGAATCTATTCGTTGTTCTGCAATTAAGCAGGAACCCATAAAACAGAAAAACCCTGCCGAAGCAGGGTCATTCCATACACATAGGAATTTATCGCAACTTAGTTTCTTGTTACGGTAATCGAGTTTGATAAGCTAAACGTTCCGCTGATACCGCTGGTGTTCTCGCCTGCAGTCAGCCCCATCAATCCGTCTTCATAGGTGATTCTCCAGATCAAGCAAACTCCTGTACCAGCAGCATCAAAGTCTACACCTTCCAGTGCTTCCAATGTACCTGGCAATCCAAGAATGTTATTCTGATCATCCGTCACCACATAACCAGTATTCGTAAGGTCTTGATTTCCACTTACAGAGATACCGCTTACATTATCAACCGTTCCATCAACTGTAAAAGTGAAAGGGCCGCCAGCTAAAGTTCCGGCAGAAGCTCTGGTCACTCGGATACCGTTTGAAAGGCTGTAAGTACCAGTCAGGTTATCTACATTTCCTCCATCCGTCATCAAGCCAGTCAAGTCATCTTCATAAGTAATTCTCCAGATGTAGCACACGCCAGAACCAGCAGCATCAAAATCTACACCTTCTACCGCATCCAGGGTTGGAGGCAAGCCAAGAATGTTATTGCTATCGTCAGTGATTACCCAACCTGAGTTGGTCAGGTCTTGATTGTCACTTACGGTGATACCACTTACGTTATCAGCAGTTCCGTCCACAATGAAAGTGAAAGGACCACCAGCCAACATACCGGCGTTAGATCTTGTTACCCGGATGCCATTAGAGATACTGAACGTACCTTCGAGGTTATCTACATTTCCCTGATCAGTTGTCAGACCAGTCAACCCTTCAGCATAGGTAATTCTCCAGATGTAGCAAATTCCTGCTCCGGCACCGTCAAAATCAACTCCTTCTACTGCTTCCAGAGTTGGAGGCAAGCCAAGGATGTTGTTCATGTCATCCGTGATGATGTATCCGGTATTATCCAGGTCCTGGTTCATGCTTACTGTGATTCCGCTCACATTGTCAGCCGTTCCATCTACAAGGAAAGAGAATGGTCCACCAGCCAGGGTTCCTGCACTGATTCTGTTCACACGAACACCATTTGACACACTGAACGTACCTTCCAGGTTATCTACATTTCCGCCATCAGTTGTCAGCCCCATCAAACCATCTTCGTAAGTGATTCTCCAGATGTAGCACACACCAGCTCCGGCACCATCAAAATCAACACCTTCTACAGCTTCCAGTGTTGGAGGTAAACCCAGGATATTATTCATATCATCGGTTACAATGTACCCGGTGTTCGTCAAATCCAGGTTATTGCTAACTGTGATTCCACTTACGTTATCAGTTGTTCCATCAACAATGAAAGTAAACGGACCACCAGCCAATTCACCAGCACCCGCTCTGTTTACGGTTACCGAATTAGAAAGCGCAAAGTTTCCGGATAATCCACTCACGTTGTTTCCGACATCCAGACCTGTAAGTCCTTCGCCGTAAGTCACATGCCAAATCAGGCAAACACCAGCGCCTGCACCATCAAAGTCTACGCCTTCTAGCGCAGCCACGTCGCCTGGTAATCCTAAAATATTATTTTCAGCGTCAGTTACAACGAAAGAAGTGTTCAAGCCTTCCGCTCCTCCTTCTACCGTAATACCGCTTACATTATCAGCTGTTCCATCTACTACAAAATTGAATGGTCCACCAGTCAATGTCGCAGCAGCAATGTTGGTTCTGTTGACCATGATGGAATTAGACAAGTCAAAGGTTCCATCCAGGTTATTTGTACTTTCACCTTGCTCAAGGCCAGTCAGGTCATCTTCATATCGGATGTACCAGATGAAGCAAACACCCACACCAGGAGCATCGAAATCAACGCCTTCCAATGCGGCTAAGTCACCAGGCAGACCAAGAATATTGTTTTGATCATCAGTAACAACGAAGCTGGAGTTTGTTCCAACAGGCTCCCCTTCTACTGTGATTCCGCTCACATTATCAACGACACCATCTACTTGAAATGTAAAAGGCCCGCCAACAAGCGTACCCGCATCAGGAACTATAGGAGCTGGCTCATCATCCGAGCAACTCATCACTACCATGGCCAGAATAGCCAAAGACAACAAATTTGAGAATATTGTTTTCATTGCGATTAATTAATTGATACCTCAAACCAACTGTTTATATGTTGCTACATATTCACGGGATTGTAACGTTTTTATCACAGCAGAAGCGGCCTTTCCCTGTCTGTTATGGCATCAACTGCGTCTCCGCGAAGACAAGGGCCTTTTAGGAATCACATCTTGTGAACTTTTTGTGATACTTATGTTTTTTCTTCGTCAAGAATGGAACAGAAAAGCGTCCTTATCATAGAAGATGATCCTGAAATCTGTGATCTACTTACCATCCACCTCGAAGACCTGGGTTGCCAGGTAACCTCTATTATGGATGGTGCTGCAGGGTTTGAAGCAGCCAAGAAGCAGGATTACGATTTGATTATCCTCGACATTAGACTTCCATCTATGGATGGCATCGCCATCTGCCAGAAGCTTCGAGCGCTGGAAGTGAATACCCCCATCATTATGCTAACTGCTCGATCGGAAGAAATAGATCGGGTGCTGGGCTTGGAAGTCGGCGCGGATGATTACATGACCAAACCTTTTAGTGTTCGGGAATTCATTGCTCGGGTTAAAGCGATATTTCGGCGTTCTCAATTGATAAAAAGTGAGATCAGTCAGGAGAAAAGTGTTCAAAAAATCGTCTTTGATGAGTTGTCCATAGATATCGACTTGCGTAAAGTCATGCTACAAGACAAACGGATAGAGCTCTCTCCCAAAGAGTTTGATCTACTGGTACTGATGGCTTCTAATCCTGGAAAGAGCTACAATCGGTCTCGATTGCTGAACCTGAT
This DNA window, taken from Cytophagales bacterium, encodes the following:
- a CDS encoding DsbA family protein, translating into MQNQYCDPETGECAPADLSGELNEALKKADGEIIYVGDPMCSWCWGISNHLQELKQHFSEYNFSIVLGGLRPGGGDPWDDNFKAFLKHHWEEVTARSGQPFGYSLFDRESFNYDTEPPCRAVVASRKWLGDDVLAFYEAVSKKFYVDNEDPGEEEFYRSICEVFEIPFDEFLTAFESEEVKYQTKQDFLLNRQWGVRGYPTVLFKFQEQLYQINHGYSEFEAMKGVIEKVVSSNQITQVT
- a CDS encoding haloalkane dehalogenase, translating into MQFLTTPEDKFENLQDYPFAPKYHEVDCMKMHYVDEGEGPLILMLHGEPSWSYLYRHMIKGLVEKGYRAVAPDLIGFGKSDKPTETEAYTYENHMNWLTSFVEAMDLKNITLFCQDWGGLLGLRLVAYHSERFDRVCASNTFLPTGNEPFPDAFLQWREFAAKSPDFIIGKVLQKGTYSELSQEVVDAYNAPFPDEDHKVGSRMFPKLVPADPQNPDGIENQNVWQKLATFDKPFMTAFGADDPIMRGARKIFPSIIPGCAGQKHVLLENAGHFIQEDQPEQLVELLDEFVSAK
- the hisB gene encoding bifunctional histidinol-phosphatase/imidazoleglycerol-phosphate dehydratase HisB, with amino-acid sequence MRPVLFIDRDGTINHETEDEQIDHIDKVSYLKDVFYYLRKVQVESDFVLAMVTNQDGLGTDSFPEDTFWPVHNLILRTLESQGIVFDTIHIDEHFPADNHPNRKPGTGMLTEYTNGDYDLENSFVIGDRATDIQLARNIGCQAIHISSEATTDAELTTTDWFKIYEFLILKDRKASVHRETKETNIQIDLNLDGTGKTQCETGIGFFDHMLDQLGKHGGVDLTVKVQGDLHIDEHHTIEDTALALGEAFLKALGDKRGIQRYGFLLPMDDCLAQVAIDFGGRPWMEWDATFNREKIGEMPTEMFFHFFKSFSDTSKSNLNLKAEGDNEHHKIEAIFKAFAKAIKMAIKRESSEMDSLPTTKGVL
- a CDS encoding DUF5989 family protein → MEFLSDLWQFLKERKKFWLVPMIVVLLLLGVLIVIGGSSAIAPFIYSIF
- a CDS encoding response regulator transcription factor; amino-acid sequence: MEQKSVLIIEDDPEICDLLTIHLEDLGCQVTSIMDGAAGFEAAKKQDYDLIILDIRLPSMDGIAICQKLRALEVNTPIIMLTARSEEIDRVLGLEVGADDYMTKPFSVREFIARVKAIFRRSQLIKSEISQEKSVQKIVFDELSIDIDLRKVMLQDKRIELSPKEFDLLVLMASNPGKSYNRSRLLNLIWGYDFEGYEHTVNSHINRLRAKIEPDMDTPKFILTTWGVGYKFNEELVQL